One region of Polaromonas naphthalenivorans CJ2 genomic DNA includes:
- a CDS encoding IS110 family RNA-guided transposase, which translates to MNIATVGIDLAKTVFQLHGVDAQGRAVLRKQLRRDQMAPFFANLPPCLVGMEACGSAHFWARKLQGFGHMVKLMAPQFVKPYVKTNKNDAADAEAICEAVARPSMRFVPLKSAEQQAVLALHRARQGFVKARTAQANQICGLLAEYGIIIPQGIKHIADRLPDILEDADNELPGAFRLLLERLRAHLKVLDTQVGELDVQIQLWHRQSEASKKLAQIPGIGPITASALVASIGDARNFDNGRQLAAWLGLVPRQHSSGGKPTLLGISKRGDAYLRTLLIHGARAVIRVAQSKADQAGGWLAKVLARRNKNVAAVALANKNARIVWALLVRDRPYASTYPAQCGSTA; encoded by the coding sequence ATGAACATTGCGACTGTTGGCATTGATCTGGCGAAAACTGTTTTTCAGCTTCACGGCGTGGATGCGCAAGGCCGCGCGGTGCTGCGAAAGCAACTCAGGCGCGACCAGATGGCGCCGTTCTTCGCCAATCTGCCGCCCTGCCTGGTGGGCATGGAGGCTTGCGGCAGTGCTCACTTCTGGGCCAGGAAGCTGCAGGGGTTTGGGCACATGGTCAAGCTCATGGCGCCCCAGTTCGTCAAACCCTACGTCAAGACCAACAAGAACGATGCGGCCGATGCCGAGGCGATCTGTGAAGCCGTGGCGCGGCCGAGCATGCGCTTCGTGCCGCTCAAAAGCGCCGAGCAGCAAGCCGTGTTGGCCCTTCACCGTGCGCGGCAAGGCTTTGTCAAGGCGCGCACCGCGCAGGCCAACCAGATCTGCGGGCTGCTGGCCGAGTACGGGATCATCATTCCCCAGGGCATCAAGCATATTGCCGATCGGCTGCCAGACATCCTGGAGGACGCTGACAACGAGCTGCCCGGTGCGTTCCGCCTGCTTCTCGAACGGCTGCGCGCGCACCTGAAGGTGCTCGACACCCAGGTCGGCGAACTCGATGTACAGATCCAGCTCTGGCATCGGCAGAGCGAGGCGAGCAAAAAGCTCGCGCAGATCCCGGGCATCGGCCCGATCACGGCCAGTGCGCTGGTGGCCTCGATTGGCGATGCCAGGAACTTTGACAATGGCCGGCAGCTCGCCGCATGGCTGGGCCTCGTGCCGCGCCAGCACTCCAGCGGCGGCAAGCCCACGCTGCTGGGCATCAGCAAGCGTGGAGACGCCTACCTGCGCACGTTGCTGATCCACGGGGCGCGAGCAGTGATCCGCGTCGCCCAAAGCAAGGCCGATCAGGCCGGCGGCTGGCTTGCGAAAGTGCTGGCGCGGCGCAACAAGAACGTGGCCGCTGTTGCGCTGGCCAACAAGAATGCCCGCATCGTCTGGGCACTGCTGGTCAGGGACCGCCCCTACGCATCGACCTACCCAGCCCAATGCGGCTCGACGGCGTGA